GCGGTCCGCCGCAGTGCGCGCAGGCGGCGACCATCGTGGTGTCCCGGGCGCAGTCCAGGTGGTGGATGCGGGCCGGCGGGCCGGCCTCGCCCGCGTACCAGCGGTCGCCCCAGCTCATCAGCGCCAGCAGCACGGGATAGAGCTCCGCGCCCTTCTCCGTGGCCGCGTAGCGCTCACGCGGCGGCCGCTCCTGATAGCGCTCACGGACCAGGACGCCCTCCTCGACCAGTCGCGCCAGTCGCACGGTGAGGACCTTGCGGGAGATGCCGAGGTCCTCGGCGAGCTCGTCGAAGCGGTCGATCCCGGTCAGCACGTCCCGCATGATCAGCGCCGTCCAGGCGTCACCGAACAGATCCGTGGCGCGGGCGATGGAGCAGGCCACGCCGGAGAGCGGGGTACGGGTCATGTGCCCACCGTAGCGGAGTTCCCCGAGGGAACCCATGGTGCTACGTTCGGGAGGGTTCCTTCAGGGAACTCACTTGCGGCGGTCTCCCGACGCCTACCGACACGACACCTCAGGGGGTACCCGATGACCGTGAGGAACGGCGCTCCGCGGATCGAACCGGACTCCGCCGACCCGGACGCGGTCGACGGTCGGCAGATCCGCGCCGCCGCCTTCCAGCGCGTCCGGCTGGAGTACACGTCCGGAGTGCTGGAGCGCCTCGGACGGGCACCGTCCGGCCGTGCCCTGGTCGTGGGCAGCGGCCGCGGACTGCTGCCGCACGGACTGGCCCGGCTCGGCTTCACGGTCACCGCCGTCGATCCGTCCGGGCCCGCGACCGCGCTCGCCCGGGAGGCCGCCGCGCGGGCCGGTCTCGCCGTCGAACACCGCACCGGGTCCGCGGAACGGCTCGACGTCCCCGAGGCCGCGTACGAGCTCGTCTACCTGGCGGACACCCTGGAGATCACCGCGGACCCCGACCGGGTCATGGAGCGGGCGGCGCGCGCCCTGGTGCCCGAGGGGGTCCTCGTCTACGACACCGTGAACCGCACGGTCGTCTCCCGGCTTGT
The sequence above is a segment of the Streptomyces lydicus genome. Coding sequences within it:
- a CDS encoding winged helix-turn-helix transcriptional regulator, translated to MTRTPLSGVACSIARATDLFGDAWTALIMRDVLTGIDRFDELAEDLGISRKVLTVRLARLVEEGVLVRERYQERPPRERYAATEKGAELYPVLLALMSWGDRWYAGEAGPPARIHHLDCARDTTMVAACAHCGGPLTPDNTTQLPGPGGRTGPGTRVLGPLLAARAPH
- a CDS encoding class I SAM-dependent methyltransferase; translated protein: MTVRNGAPRIEPDSADPDAVDGRQIRAAAFQRVRLEYTSGVLERLGRAPSGRALVVGSGRGLLPHGLARLGFTVTAVDPSGPATALAREAAARAGLAVEHRTGSAERLDVPEAAYELVYLADTLEITADPDRVMERAARALVPEGVLVYDTVNRTVVSRLVYLVAFQRLPLTRIMPAGRYAARRLRTPAEVAALLARHGLTGAGICDFHPRDLRSLVAGTLARRRGRIGDDALAEAVGCELAPGSAPLVTYLGHARKGRL